A stretch of DNA from Saccharomycodes ludwigii strain NBRC 1722 chromosome I, whole genome shotgun sequence:
CTTAATTAAGAAATAAACATGacgaataataaaaaattataggAAACAATGATACAGTAAATATCGAAGAACTATAAAGTGGCAAGTGATATAAGCAGATATTGGGATATGGAATGTTGTGACTTATAAAACATTTCATTCGTTTCTGGACGAGGTGAAAACTTTATAAATGTCATATGTGATAGAGAATATTTATAAGTTCTAAAatgtttattaaataagATGTATCTATTATAGGGGGATGGGGAAATTTaatgttgttttttgtaCAGTTGGAATAAATCTGTGCTTATAAATGAGTTATAAAACAGAGGGGCTTCTGAATGGAATGTTGTGATGAGTTGTTGTATTAGATTTGAAAGTATATTACTTAAATTACTAGAACTATTAAGGAAAGAATTGCAACAAACTACATTAATGGATAGTTATCATCCAAAGTCAGAAACTACATTTATTcgattccttttttttttttttttttttatttcttttcctttcttttccatAAAGTATATTAACTTTTCAAcgtatctttatttttttttttagaaaaaaaaaatttacaaagTATTGCTTTTTACtaacaataaattttaaaatcaagatattttttttttttttttattttcaaattttttaattaaaactaTGTTGGTGGggctttattatttttaattaatgtAGAGTTTTAAACTCTATATTTGTAGCTCTGATTTGACAACCAGCTAGGAATATTagatgaattaaaaaaaaaaatttcttttagaTATTCAAATACTAATTTGTAAATAGATCTGGGCTGATTTATTTGCCAAGACTTTGGAAGGTAAAGACTTGAAAGAGTTATTATCTGGTTTTACTGCTGCTGGTGCTGTTGGCTCAGCTGCTCCTTCTGCCGGTGCTGGTGAAGCTGCTGGCGCTGAAGAAGCTGCTGGTGAAGAAGCTGAAGCTGCCGAAGAAGAATCCGATGATGACATGGGTTTTGGTTTATTCGATTAAAAAACACAATAACTATAAGTACGTATGtaaaactattatttttgtgtttatattatttttaaaaaactaaaaatgaGATTAAATTAGTTTcttttactattattattccaTTATCTCTTGTCATTTTTGTacatctatatatatataagccTTTACTCTTTTTAATGTAACATTGTTTGTAAATCAGAGTGGGACTTATATTAACTAAGCAAATGTCTACATACCGGGTAATTTAAGAATGAAAGAAACtgctgaaaaaaaaaaaaataaataaatttattggaCCCATtctaaagaaaagatatcATTTAATctaaataattattgtcCGCTTtataagattttttttttctttttttttttttttttttttttttgcttgtTTCAAAGaggaaatatatatatataaataaataaaaaaaaaaacaaactatACTTTTGAGTCAAGAATCCGAAAGATTGTCCTTTCATTTATAACTGATAAATACAGagagataataaaaaaataaatttacaaatatttcCTTTAACTCCATACTGTTAATGAATTATTGGTCTAATCTttccaaaaattaataaaatataaaaaaaattagtaagaaaaaatatacctCTGTGtataaacaaagaaaatctAGCTTGATGACTCGGTTAGGCTACGTTGCGTCATATTACATGCCATTAATATGCTCGTCCAGAATACTGGTGAACACAGCAATTATCACACTAGTGGTAGCAACTTATACGATAATGTACTTATCATCCAAGTTACTAATATCACATTACGAAGACGGTACTAAATCACCACCAAGTAACGCTAGTCTATTATTTACACCAAACTCACAGGATTATTTCAGGACGTGTTTATTGGGGATATTTCCACCACTActgttaaattttattaaaaattttttttttacgatTAATCCTAGGTATACtctattaaatatttttcttgatttTTTCGTTCATGATTGGtttttactattaattattttttttttagcttaTCCACAAGTAGAACCTAATGAtcaaacaataaaacaaaaaatgcCCAATATATGGCACATTATACCGAAACAAAGTTATATATTTGGAATATCTTGGAGCTTAAgtgaatttttaatatcagttttagaaaatttagCATATTATCAAGAAATAGCAcctttcaataataataaaggtTTGACTGGAAAAAATGGCAATATCGAAGGAAACGTTAGTGGTAGTGATAGTAACACTAGCAAGAATTATGGCAAtgatattgaaaatgatgatgatttattaaccAACCCAAATGGCTGTGATTATATcagaaaatatattaactTAGACACCTGTACGGATGCTCTGCATTCgatttcattattatctaaTAACGTATATTATGGTGAGACAAGACCAtctaacaaaaatatacttCTCGATACTAGAGAAAACACAAGtaggaaaaagaaacataGCAGTGGAAATGCTATTAACAAAGGATTTAATGAGGattcaacaataatagtagatTTCACCAATAATACGTTGGGCTATACCAATAATGTCAACAacgacaacaacaacaacaacaacaacaacaataataataataataatagcaatagtaCTAcggttaataataataatggtaatattaatagtaatgataatgatattattaacaccAATGTATATGATTATGATAACAATAGCACTAGTAGTagattattaataacaccTGGAATCGTGACACCATTAACCCCGACATCGACACAATTGAAATATTTCCCTCGTATAAATAGTAATACTAagttaattaaaaaattggtgGCATGCTTTTTTATACTAATaagtgatatttttttaactataGGGCAATCATTAATAAgttcaatatattttatttatgtaCCAGGCTACCCACAACTTTTCACCCCCATAGTTAGATATTTTGGTTCTAGGACATTCATCCGCTTTGTTCTAAGTATAATGTTCCCATTTATTGTATTAGATTTAATCACacatataattttatatttttggagGAGCATTTATGAAAGTGATGCTTACTATTCTTCTCCCATCCATAGtggcaacaacaataacaaaaccGACGTTGGTCAAGAAGCTGGGTTGATAAGTGGCATTATTGGTGGTAGTGCTAATATTAACCATAAGTATGGTAGTATTGTGCCAGATGATGCTATTTTGCCCGTCTCCTCATCGACAGGGTATAATGATGCTGACGAAATAAATTATAGTAATTCACTACAATATTTACAGTCATCAACAATAGgaagaattgaaaattcACCGCTTCTAAATGGCATGATGGCatcaaataacaatactagAAATAATGGGCCTTTTGATAGATTAATGATAGTTGAGCATTTAAAGAGGTTAACTGCTTATTGGAGAAAAGTTGGtataagaaaaagatttataaTTACAGGTAGTTTAATTTACGGagttattgtttttacGCTGGGAATGGTTTTCACTATTAAACAGTAATAGTTGGcaattttttggaattttgGTGTACGTTATTCATATTACCGTGAAACAGTTAAAGCTGTACCCTTTATCTTAATTAGTCCCGTAACAATTTGACAAAGAAACAATTGCGGaagaagggaaaaaaaaaaataaaaaataaaaaataaaaaaataaaaacgaGGCGGCAATGACCTTTTTTCCGTattactttattttaaaatgtaaaaTGGAAAGCAAAtaagttattaaaatatcaataaatcACTTCCcctattatttattatgctggtatttatttatttattttatgaattattgttattattcctTATtcgttttttatttcttgaggaaaaaataaataaataaataaaaagataaatattttttttttcttttttctttttttttttttttttttttgaactGTTTATATTATGATATTTAAATGTGCGTTgataacaaagaaaaaaaaccagaaaaaactttaacTTCCACATATAgtttgttttctttattcCATTTAAAACACTCAGTTTCTTCTCTTCACCCTCTCCTTAGAAAACTTATAGCGATATAgcttcaaaataataacaaaaaccAAGGAAAATTCTTACCTTTACCTGAAAACAATGAATTCGCATACACCTTTATTAGGAGGAGAAAATAATCGGAATGTCAATACCAATGTCTCGACTTTCTCTCGTATACTCAAAGTCTCagaaattctttttttttcttcaccagttaattatttattattctttgtGCCTCTAGGTATTATTGCCGGTCATCTAGAATCCCATTTTTCATCAACTTGGTTATTTGCgttgaatttttttgcCATTATTCCGCTAGCTTCGGTTTTGGCATATGCTACCGAAGAGTTGGCCGATCAAGTAGGTTCAACTCTTGGTGGACTATTAAATGCTACCTTGGGTAACGCAGTAGAACTAATTGTTTCTATCCTAGCTTTGAAAGAGGGTCAGGTTAGAATCATTCAGGCAAGTATGATGGGTAGTATTTTaagtaatttattattggtcACAGGTTGTTGTTTTGTGTTAGGAGGATATAATAGAGTTCAACAGAAATTTAATCAAACAGCTGCCCAAGCAATGTCATCATTGCTGGTTATTGCATGTG
This window harbors:
- the AIT1 gene encoding Ait1p (similar to Saccharomyces cerevisiae YDL180W | putative protein of unknown function); the encoded protein is MYLSSKLLISHYEDGTKSPPSNASLLFTPNSQDYFRTSYPQVEPNDQTIKQKMPNIWHIIPKQSYIFGISWSLSEFLISVLENLAYYQEIAPFNNNKGLTGKNGNIEGNVSGSDSNTSKNYGNDIENDDDLLTNPNGCDYIRKYINLDTCTDALHSISLLSNNVYYGETRPSNKNILLDTRENTSRKKKHSSGNAINKGFNEDSTIIVDFTNNTLGYTNNVNNDNNNNNNNNNNNNNNSNSTTVNNNNGNINSNDNDIINTNVYDYDNNSTSSRLLITPGIVTPLTPTSTQLKYFPRINSNTKLIKKLVACFFILISDIFLTIGQSLISSIYFIYVPGYPQLFTPIVRYFGSRTFIRFVLSIMFPFIVLDLITHIILYFWRSIYESDAYYSSPIHSGNNNNKTDVGQEAGLISGIIGGSANINHKYGSIVPDDAILPVSSSTGYNDADEINYSNSLQYLQSSTIGRIENSPLLNGMMASNNNTRNNGPFDRLMIVEHLKRLTAYWRKVGIRKRFIITGSLIYGVIVFTLGMVFTIKQ
- the RPP1B gene encoding ribosomal protein P1 beta (similar to Saccharomyces cerevisiae YDL130W | RPP1B | Ribosomal Protein P1 Beta) — translated: MSDAIISFASLILADAELPITAENLLTLTKAAGANIDSIWADLFAKTLEGKDLKELLSGFTAAGAVGSAAPSAGAGEAAGAEEAAGEEAEAAEEESDDDMGFGLFD